A single window of Paenibacillus sp. SYP-B4298 DNA harbors:
- a CDS encoding Gfo/Idh/MocA family protein produces MSKMLRIGIIGSGGIAGAHVDAYHQLDNLEIAAVADIVPGKAAQFIASHGLSGARPFDDHRRLLELELDAVSICTPNAAHYQTAVDALRAGKHVMLEKPMSVTLEEALDMVQVAEETGFMLNIGYQPRYDPNTEVIRSLVQSGQLGKVYYAETGGGRRRGMPGGTFIRQELAGAGAVVDIGTYSLDLALNALGFPKPLTLSAYSSRHFGSSPLYHPQSSSFDVEDFGVAMVRFEDDLVLNFKISWAMHMDTLGATMFLGTDAGLKITPAGSGPWSGVFDGSVGSIQLYHDIQGHHTHSDIPLVQHKLNLFHEKVRDFVRAVREGAPAPIPGSQIVRSQAILDGFLRSTKLKREVEITLP; encoded by the coding sequence ATGAGTAAAATGCTACGAATCGGAATTATCGGCAGCGGCGGCATTGCCGGCGCTCATGTGGACGCATATCATCAACTGGACAATCTGGAGATCGCAGCGGTCGCCGATATTGTTCCCGGCAAGGCGGCCCAGTTCATCGCCAGCCACGGGCTAAGCGGCGCCCGGCCATTCGACGACCATCGCCGGCTACTGGAGCTGGAGCTGGATGCGGTCAGCATCTGTACACCGAACGCCGCCCATTACCAGACAGCCGTCGATGCGCTTCGCGCAGGCAAGCATGTTATGCTGGAGAAGCCGATGTCGGTTACGTTGGAGGAAGCGCTGGATATGGTGCAGGTGGCCGAGGAGACCGGCTTCATGCTTAATATTGGCTACCAGCCACGCTATGACCCGAATACCGAGGTCATTCGCAGCCTCGTCCAATCCGGCCAGCTCGGCAAGGTATACTATGCAGAGACCGGCGGAGGGCGCAGACGCGGCATGCCTGGCGGCACCTTTATCCGCCAGGAGCTGGCGGGCGCCGGCGCAGTCGTCGATATTGGCACTTATTCGCTCGATCTCGCACTCAATGCGCTCGGATTTCCGAAGCCGCTCACCTTATCGGCCTATTCATCCCGTCATTTTGGATCTAGCCCGCTCTATCATCCGCAATCCTCCTCCTTCGATGTAGAGGATTTCGGGGTAGCGATGGTTCGGTTCGAGGATGATCTGGTGCTCAATTTCAAAATATCGTGGGCGATGCATATGGATACGCTCGGAGCGACGATGTTCCTGGGCACGGATGCCGGACTGAAGATTACACCTGCGGGCAGCGGTCCTTGGAGCGGCGTATTCGACGGCAGCGTCGGCTCCATCCAGTTGTACCATGACATTCAGGGCCATCATACACACAGCGACATCCCGTTGGTGCAGCACAAGCTGAACCTGTTCCACGAGAAGGTGCGGGACTTCGTGCGTGCAGTCCGCGAGGGCGCTCCCGCCCCCATCCCCGGCTCGCAGATCGTGCGCAGCCAGGCGATATTGGATGGCTTCCTGCGCTCGACCAAGCTCAAGCGTGAGGTTGAGATCACGCTGCCGTAA
- a CDS encoding AraC family transcriptional regulator: MNSFPYAIMAERPDALERLDLRIGWGRYEIRVLRFHLTTFAPGKIIGFHKHEEYEFHFIPRGKGRVILGEQPFQLEDGLFYLTGPGIMHYQEADTLEAMHELCLHVDIRERAGDEHTADPWEAAEAEQCMARLRELPLVPAEDVYDAMSCFLEAYQASVDNYAGSYTTIKQAVLQILLRAVRAFDTGKTQPALPSRDMSAIRYRLAMKYIHANYAGPLTLEDVAEKLHISSRQLQRIFKTSHDRRSFSTIVEDIRLEAVCRRLADSTLPIETIAVMEGFTGGSYLHTVFRKRMGMTPSEYRKTILHRNGEEHLKDE; the protein is encoded by the coding sequence ATGAATAGTTTCCCTTATGCGATAATGGCTGAGCGGCCTGATGCGCTGGAGCGGCTGGACCTGCGCATCGGCTGGGGACGTTACGAGATTCGCGTGCTGCGCTTTCATCTCACCACCTTTGCGCCAGGGAAAATTATCGGCTTTCACAAGCATGAGGAATACGAGTTTCACTTTATCCCGCGGGGTAAGGGGCGCGTCATTCTCGGCGAGCAGCCCTTCCAGCTTGAGGATGGCCTGTTCTATCTGACCGGCCCCGGCATCATGCACTATCAGGAGGCGGACACGCTGGAGGCCATGCATGAGCTGTGCCTGCATGTGGATATTCGCGAGCGTGCGGGAGACGAGCACACAGCCGACCCCTGGGAGGCCGCCGAGGCCGAGCAATGCATGGCTCGGCTGCGCGAGCTGCCGCTCGTCCCGGCCGAGGACGTGTACGATGCCATGTCCTGCTTCCTGGAGGCGTATCAGGCCAGTGTGGACAATTACGCCGGCTCCTATACAACCATCAAGCAGGCCGTGCTGCAAATATTGCTGCGCGCGGTGCGCGCCTTCGACACTGGCAAGACGCAGCCTGCTCTCCCCTCGCGCGACATGAGCGCGATTCGGTATCGACTGGCGATGAAATATATTCATGCCAATTATGCCGGGCCGCTGACGCTGGAGGATGTCGCCGAGAAGCTGCATATCAGCTCGCGGCAGCTACAGCGAATTTTCAAGACGAGCCATGACCGCCGCTCCTTCAGTACGATTGTGGAGGATATACGGCTGGAGGCGGTATGCCGCAGACTGGCAGACAGCACGCTGCCGATTGAGACGATCGCCGTAATGGAGGGCTTTACAGGGGGAAGCTACTTGCATACTGTATTTCGCAAGCGGATGGGCATGACCCCGTCCGAATACCGCAAGACGATCTTGCACCGGAATGGAGAGGAGCATCTAAAGGATGAGTAA
- a CDS encoding AzlC family ABC transporter permease, with product MPSSRKTAPLQLTTFMQGVRDCLPTLLGYVCIGFAAGMIGVASGLTALEIALMSGLVYAGAAQFIMCSLLAAGSASSVIIMTIFIVNARHFLLCATLAPSFKGNSLLHNIGIGALVTDETFGVASSQLAKGATLGRAWMNGLNLTAYLTWIISCVAGGLVGYRIADPQAFGFDFALPAMFIALLVDQLRSTERSRLKHRLMLVLCMALSMYILSYVVPSHLAVLLSTLIVATIGVMTEQ from the coding sequence ATGCCCTCCTCTCGGAAGACGGCCCCCCTTCAACTTACAACCTTCATGCAAGGTGTGCGGGATTGTCTGCCAACCTTGCTCGGCTATGTATGTATCGGCTTCGCCGCAGGCATGATCGGGGTCGCTTCCGGGCTAACCGCGCTCGAGATCGCCCTTATGTCCGGGCTGGTCTATGCCGGCGCTGCCCAGTTCATTATGTGCTCGTTGCTAGCCGCCGGGAGCGCTTCGTCTGTCATCATCATGACCATATTTATTGTGAATGCACGGCATTTCCTGCTCTGTGCTACACTTGCTCCCTCGTTTAAGGGCAATTCTCTGCTGCATAATATCGGCATCGGCGCACTGGTGACGGATGAGACGTTCGGTGTTGCCTCCAGCCAGCTAGCCAAGGGGGCTACACTCGGCAGAGCATGGATGAACGGACTCAACCTGACAGCTTATCTGACATGGATCATTTCTTGTGTTGCCGGCGGACTTGTCGGTTATCGCATCGCTGATCCACAAGCATTCGGCTTCGATTTTGCCTTGCCGGCCATGTTCATTGCGCTGCTGGTCGACCAGCTCCGCTCCACAGAGCGTTCCCGACTGAAGCATCGGCTGATGCTGGTGCTGTGTATGGCTTTGAGCATGTATATACTGTCCTATGTTGTACCGTCGCATTTGGCAGTGCTGCTCTCTACCCTTATCGTCGCAACGATCGGAGTGATGACGGAGCAATGA
- the thrS gene encoding threonine--tRNA ligase, which translates to MAIQVTLPNGAIREIEAGMTAGELASELSHRLGKQAVAAVLNGKTVDLTTRLQESCVLKLVTAEEPEGLEVYRHSTAHLLAQAVKRVRGAAVQLGIGPVIQDGFYYDMKLEPPLTPEELPRIEQEMAQIAAEDWPIRRLEVSRGQALELFAAAGEALKVELIHELPEEAVITLYEQGEFVDLCRGPHVPSTGRLQSFKLLSVAGAYWRGDANNEMLQRIYGTAFPKKAQLEEHLRLLEEAKKRDHRKLGKELELFMFSEEAPGMPFYLPRGMAIRNELESFSRQVQQRYGYEEVRTPFMMNERLWETSGHWEHYKDNMYFTEVDNGRHALKPMNCPGHMLIYKHRLRSYRDLPLRLSEFGQVHRHEYSGALNGMMRVRTFCQDDAHLFVRPDQIEQEIHQVIAQIDDIYAVFGFDYTLELSTRPADSMGEEALWDQAEQALRHVLESRGLAYRINEGDGAFYGPKIDFHISDALGRSWQCATIQLDFQMPEKFGLSYIGEDNQRAVPVVIHRAVYGSLDRFIGMLTEHYGGHFPLWLAPVQVKLLPVSGAFSGYAAEVESVLRSYGIRAEVDAREEKLGYRMREAQLLKAPWVVVLGAKEQQERLVSVRQRGDGEQGICGVEAFAGRLAEAIGRKAELQLQELE; encoded by the coding sequence ATGGCTATTCAAGTTACACTGCCTAATGGGGCAATCCGAGAGATTGAAGCCGGAATGACAGCAGGTGAGCTCGCTTCGGAGCTGTCGCATCGCCTTGGCAAGCAGGCTGTGGCAGCCGTTCTTAACGGGAAGACGGTCGATCTGACAACGCGGCTTCAGGAGAGCTGCGTGCTGAAGCTCGTCACTGCCGAGGAGCCGGAAGGGCTGGAGGTATACCGTCACAGCACAGCCCATCTGCTGGCGCAAGCTGTGAAGCGGGTGCGGGGAGCCGCGGTGCAGCTCGGCATCGGTCCGGTGATTCAAGACGGATTTTACTATGACATGAAGCTGGAGCCTCCGCTTACGCCAGAGGAGCTGCCGCGCATCGAGCAGGAGATGGCTCAGATTGCAGCAGAGGATTGGCCGATTCGTCGCCTTGAGGTGAGCCGCGGGCAGGCGCTGGAGCTGTTCGCGGCTGCTGGCGAGGCACTGAAGGTCGAGCTGATTCACGAGCTGCCGGAGGAGGCCGTCATTACGCTGTACGAGCAGGGCGAGTTCGTCGATCTGTGCCGCGGCCCGCATGTGCCGTCTACAGGGCGGCTGCAATCGTTCAAGCTGCTGAGTGTGGCAGGCGCTTATTGGCGTGGTGATGCGAACAACGAGATGCTGCAGCGCATCTATGGCACAGCCTTTCCGAAGAAGGCGCAACTGGAGGAGCATCTGCGGCTGCTCGAGGAGGCGAAGAAACGCGACCACCGCAAGCTTGGCAAGGAGCTGGAGCTGTTCATGTTCTCGGAGGAAGCGCCAGGCATGCCGTTCTATCTGCCTCGCGGCATGGCGATCCGCAATGAGCTGGAGAGCTTCTCGCGCCAGGTGCAGCAGCGGTATGGATATGAAGAGGTGCGCACGCCCTTCATGATGAATGAGCGGCTATGGGAGACATCCGGGCATTGGGAGCATTACAAGGACAATATGTATTTCACAGAGGTGGACAATGGCCGTCATGCGCTGAAGCCGATGAATTGTCCGGGTCATATGCTCATCTACAAGCATCGGCTACGCTCTTACCGGGATCTGCCGCTTCGGCTCTCAGAGTTCGGACAGGTGCATCGACATGAGTATTCCGGTGCATTGAATGGGATGATGCGCGTCCGCACCTTCTGCCAGGATGATGCCCATCTGTTTGTACGACCAGATCAGATCGAGCAGGAGATTCATCAGGTCATCGCTCAGATTGACGACATTTACGCCGTATTCGGCTTTGACTATACATTGGAGCTGTCTACGCGGCCAGCGGACTCTATGGGGGAGGAAGCGCTCTGGGATCAGGCGGAGCAGGCGCTGCGTCATGTGCTGGAGAGCCGTGGGCTCGCGTACCGTATCAATGAAGGCGATGGAGCATTTTATGGCCCCAAGATCGACTTTCATATCTCGGATGCGCTCGGGCGTAGCTGGCAATGCGCCACTATTCAACTGGATTTCCAGATGCCAGAGAAATTCGGGCTGTCGTACATTGGAGAGGATAATCAGCGAGCGGTGCCGGTCGTTATACACCGTGCCGTCTATGGCTCGCTGGACCGGTTCATCGGCATGCTGACTGAGCATTACGGAGGTCACTTCCCGCTGTGGCTCGCACCGGTGCAAGTGAAGCTGCTGCCCGTATCCGGGGCATTCAGCGGGTATGCGGCGGAGGTAGAGTCTGTGCTGCGCAGCTATGGTATTCGCGCGGAGGTAGACGCCCGCGAGGAGAAGCTGGGCTATCGGATGCGTGAAGCGCAACTGCTGAAGGCGCCCTGGGTGGTTGTGCTCGGAGCGAAGGAGCAGCAGGAGCGGCTAGTATCGGTGCGCCAGCGGGGCGATGGAGAGCAGGGAATCTGCGGCGTAGAAGCATTCGCAGGGCGACTCGCGGAGGCTATCGGCCGCAAGGCTGAGCTGCAGTTGCAGGAGTTAGAATAA
- a CDS encoding ABC transporter ATP-binding protein translates to MEHMIDLSGISWQQDQKTILHHVSWQVKRGEHWAVLGLNGSGKTTILNIINGYIWPSKGSVSVLGHPFGTVDLRELRKSIGWVSSSFQERMHYNDLTDYVVISGKHASIGLYEKPLEEDIERAHQLMRELGCGHLIGGRYRTCSQGEKQKLLIARALMASPKLLILDEACNGLDFISREALLASISELAAKPDAPTLLFVTHHTEEIPPIFTHTLLVRRGTVFASGLTREMFTSQTLSAFFEMQVDVLWQKERAWLSVK, encoded by the coding sequence ATGGAACATATGATTGATCTGAGTGGGATCAGTTGGCAACAGGATCAGAAGACGATTCTCCATCATGTTAGCTGGCAAGTGAAGCGCGGGGAGCATTGGGCGGTGCTCGGCCTTAACGGGTCAGGCAAAACGACGATATTAAATATCATCAACGGCTACATCTGGCCAAGCAAGGGGAGTGTATCCGTTCTGGGGCATCCCTTTGGTACCGTTGATTTGCGTGAGCTGCGCAAGTCGATCGGCTGGGTAAGCTCGTCCTTTCAAGAGAGAATGCATTATAACGATCTCACCGATTATGTCGTCATTAGCGGGAAGCACGCCTCAATCGGCCTGTACGAGAAGCCGCTGGAGGAGGATATTGAGCGGGCGCATCAGTTGATGAGGGAGCTAGGCTGCGGGCATTTGATCGGGGGGAGGTATCGTACCTGTTCTCAGGGCGAGAAGCAGAAGCTGCTGATTGCACGGGCGCTGATGGCTTCTCCCAAGCTGCTGATCTTGGACGAGGCTTGCAATGGACTGGATTTTATCTCGCGCGAGGCGCTGCTGGCAAGCATCAGCGAGCTGGCCGCGAAGCCGGATGCGCCGACATTGCTGTTCGTGACCCACCATACGGAGGAGATTCCCCCGATATTTACTCACACCCTGCTTGTTCGGCGCGGTACAGTGTTCGCCAGCGGCTTGACGCGGGAGATGTTCACCAGCCAGACGCTGTCGGCGTTTTTTGAAATGCAGGTCGATGTACTGTGGCAGAAGGAACGAGCCTGGCTGTCTGTCAAGTAA
- a CDS encoding MFS transporter, with protein MKLEATASPRQLGRSTAQSRLMLIAICIGAFMSHYTAGVVNVSLPAIAREFAADARLAQWVTTGYLLTIAALLPLMGKLADRIGHRRLHNAGYILFGISSLLTALAPGLAVLVALRVIQAVGAAMFQASNMALIVLHTPPDRRGRALGVMSTAVALGGLSGPVAGGVIAQWLSWQWLFLSHVPAAAVAVLLAMRHIPQDRLKREQSPLGWRGALLFTVAIGLTVAGLSALGSGGEQLHLPLLLLGGAAVTWLALLLNERRASTPFLPVRLLRIRGVAAGLILSTGVFMLSNMVLVALPFDLAVAGGLSSLAIGTVMAAYPLLLAIAAPVAGRMADRGRTRSALLLGLAVMGLSFAAMALLWQTVPPYGVAALLGVLGAGMGLVTSPNNGFIMRHVPRSEAGTTGSLVALTRNAGMVLGAALGLGASRVDVGTTATSHMPALQWLLAAGVVLSILLLLLLKLWGFTAPAQRSE; from the coding sequence TTGAAACTAGAAGCTACAGCGTCTCCCCGGCAACTCGGCAGGAGCACGGCGCAGTCCCGTCTCATGCTCATCGCCATCTGTATCGGCGCCTTTATGTCTCACTACACGGCTGGAGTGGTGAACGTATCGCTCCCGGCGATTGCTCGTGAATTTGCTGCTGATGCCAGGCTGGCGCAATGGGTAACGACCGGTTATCTGCTTACGATCGCGGCATTGCTGCCGCTGATGGGCAAGCTGGCGGACCGAATTGGACATCGCCGATTGCACAATGCGGGCTACATCCTGTTCGGCATCAGCTCGCTGCTGACGGCTCTGGCGCCGGGACTTGCCGTACTGGTGGCGCTTCGCGTCATTCAGGCTGTCGGCGCGGCCATGTTCCAGGCGTCCAACATGGCGCTGATCGTCCTGCATACCCCGCCAGACAGAAGGGGGAGAGCGCTGGGGGTGATGAGCACTGCGGTGGCGCTGGGCGGCTTGAGCGGCCCGGTCGCTGGCGGTGTCATTGCACAGTGGCTGAGCTGGCAGTGGCTGTTTCTTAGCCATGTTCCGGCTGCTGCGGTTGCGGTGCTGCTGGCCATGCGGCATATACCGCAAGACCGGCTGAAGCGGGAGCAGTCCCCGCTTGGCTGGAGAGGCGCGCTGCTCTTTACAGTGGCGATCGGGCTTACAGTAGCCGGGTTGTCCGCTCTGGGCTCAGGAGGCGAGCAGCTTCACCTGCCGCTGCTCCTGCTTGGCGGCGCTGCTGTCACTTGGCTGGCGCTGTTGTTGAATGAGCGTAGAGCCTCCACTCCGTTCCTGCCTGTCAGGCTGCTGCGTATCCGGGGGGTAGCGGCAGGGCTCATACTTAGCACTGGCGTCTTCATGCTGTCCAATATGGTGCTGGTCGCGCTGCCGTTCGACCTGGCGGTTGCGGGCGGGTTGTCCTCTCTGGCGATCGGGACGGTCATGGCGGCTTATCCGCTGCTGCTGGCCATAGCAGCACCTGTTGCAGGTCGTATGGCGGATCGCGGCCGAACGCGCAGCGCACTGCTGCTGGGCCTGGCGGTAATGGGATTGTCCTTTGCGGCCATGGCGCTGCTATGGCAGACGGTTCCACCCTATGGAGTGGCAGCGCTGCTCGGTGTGCTTGGGGCGGGGATGGGGCTGGTCACCTCGCCTAATAACGGCTTCATCATGCGGCATGTGCCGCGCAGCGAAGCGGGTACGACCGGCAGTCTGGTCGCTCTGACCCGCAATGCGGGCATGGTGCTTGGCGCAGCGTTAGGCCTCGGGGCCTCAAGGGTGGACGTGGGGACCACGGCTACCTCGCATATGCCGGCGTTGCAGTGGCTGCTGGCTGCAGGCGTCGTTCTGTCGATCTTGCTGCTCCTGCTGCTGAAGCTGTGGGGGTTCACTGCGCCGGCGCAGCGATCGGAGTAG
- a CDS encoding Gfo/Idh/MocA family protein produces MTLKIGKISYWHVHAWDYTKQVQALPGAEIVGVWDEDAARGQEAAERQNVPFYPSLDALLASDIDAVIVDAPTRMHHEVILKAARAGKHIFTEKVIAPTVAEAEDIMAAVREHGVKLTVSLPRLNDGYTLAIREAIEQQWLGRITQVRVRLSHNGATAGWLPSHFFSLEDCLGGALIDLGCHPMYLTRLFLGEAPSAVSAQYGYLTGREVEDNAVALLSTPSGALGIVEAGFVNSFSPFTVEVHGTDGTLLYGTPEEKLLLRTNAKGESYAAAWHELPLPPASPSAMEQWLSHIANDTTATENIELALELTRLMEAANLSVKEQRAIQL; encoded by the coding sequence ATGACGCTAAAAATTGGGAAAATCAGCTATTGGCATGTCCATGCCTGGGACTATACAAAGCAAGTGCAAGCGCTGCCGGGGGCGGAGATCGTCGGTGTATGGGATGAAGATGCCGCACGCGGTCAGGAGGCTGCAGAGCGCCAGAACGTGCCGTTCTATCCGTCGCTGGACGCTCTGCTCGCCAGTGACATCGACGCCGTCATTGTTGACGCGCCGACCCGCATGCACCATGAGGTGATACTGAAGGCTGCACGCGCTGGCAAGCATATCTTTACGGAGAAGGTCATCGCCCCGACGGTCGCTGAGGCGGAGGACATTATGGCAGCCGTTCGCGAGCATGGTGTGAAGCTCACCGTCTCCCTTCCCCGGCTGAATGACGGCTACACCCTGGCAATCCGCGAGGCGATAGAGCAACAATGGCTAGGCCGCATTACTCAGGTTCGTGTGCGTCTGTCGCATAACGGTGCAACAGCCGGCTGGCTGCCCAGCCATTTCTTCAGCCTGGAGGACTGTCTGGGCGGGGCGCTCATCGATCTCGGCTGCCATCCGATGTACCTGACCCGGCTGTTCCTTGGAGAAGCGCCCAGCGCAGTCAGTGCCCAATACGGCTATCTGACCGGCCGCGAGGTGGAGGATAATGCCGTTGCGTTGCTGTCCACGCCTTCCGGGGCGCTTGGCATCGTAGAGGCCGGCTTCGTCAACAGCTTCTCGCCGTTTACTGTTGAGGTGCACGGCACAGACGGGACGCTGCTGTATGGTACGCCAGAGGAGAAGCTGCTGCTGCGGACAAATGCCAAGGGCGAGAGCTATGCCGCTGCCTGGCATGAGCTGCCTCTGCCGCCTGCAAGCCCTAGCGCGATGGAGCAATGGCTAAGCCATATCGCCAACGATACGACGGCGACAGAAAACATCGAGCTGGCACTGGAGCTGACCCGACTGATGGAAGCCGCTAATCTGTCGGTGAAGGAACAACGCGCTATACAATTGTAG
- a CDS encoding Gfo/Idh/MocA family protein produces the protein MSHVYKIGIIGCGGIANGKHMPSLKKQKNAIMTAFCDIEIDRAERAAAQYGGEGAQVYSDYRELLQDASIDVIHVCTPNDSHAEITIAALEAGKHVMCEKPIAKTAAEARLMVEAARRTGKKLTIGYNNRFRTDSQHLKQVCESGELGEIYYAKAHAIRRRAVPTWGVFLDEEKQGGGPLIDIGTHALDLTLWMMNNYKPKVVLGTAYHKLSQNENAANAWGPWDPAKFTVEDSAFGMIVMENGATIMLESSWALNSLEVDEAKCTLCGTEGGADMKDGLRLNGEKHSRLFTTEVELQSGGVAFYDGASEEGPDLEMKLWLKSIEENTEPVVTPEQAYVVSQILEAIYESSRTGKAVYLNE, from the coding sequence ATGAGCCATGTATACAAGATTGGAATTATCGGCTGCGGAGGCATCGCCAACGGCAAGCATATGCCAAGCCTCAAAAAACAAAAAAACGCCATCATGACCGCATTTTGCGACATTGAAATCGACCGCGCCGAGCGGGCAGCCGCGCAATACGGCGGCGAAGGCGCCCAGGTGTACAGCGACTACCGCGAGCTGCTGCAGGACGCATCCATCGATGTGATTCATGTCTGCACACCGAACGATTCCCATGCGGAGATTACCATTGCCGCACTGGAAGCGGGCAAGCATGTCATGTGCGAGAAGCCGATTGCCAAGACCGCTGCCGAGGCCCGACTGATGGTCGAGGCTGCCAGACGGACAGGCAAGAAGCTGACGATTGGCTACAACAACCGCTTCCGTACTGACAGCCAGCATCTGAAGCAGGTATGCGAGAGTGGCGAGCTGGGCGAGATCTACTATGCGAAGGCTCATGCCATTCGTCGCCGCGCCGTGCCGACCTGGGGCGTATTTCTGGATGAAGAGAAGCAAGGCGGCGGGCCGCTGATCGACATCGGCACCCATGCGCTGGATCTGACGCTATGGATGATGAACAACTACAAACCGAAGGTTGTGCTCGGAACGGCCTACCACAAGCTGTCGCAAAATGAGAATGCCGCCAATGCCTGGGGACCATGGGACCCGGCGAAGTTCACCGTAGAGGACTCTGCCTTCGGCATGATCGTCATGGAGAACGGGGCGACCATCATGCTCGAATCGAGCTGGGCGCTCAACTCCCTGGAGGTTGACGAGGCCAAATGCACGCTGTGCGGCACCGAGGGTGGCGCGGATATGAAGGATGGGCTGCGTCTGAACGGCGAGAAGCACAGCCGTCTGTTCACGACCGAGGTGGAGCTGCAATCTGGCGGCGTGGCATTCTATGACGGCGCGTCTGAGGAAGGGCCGGATCTGGAGATGAAGCTGTGGCTGAAATCGATCGAAGAGAACACCGAGCCGGTCGTGACGCCGGAGCAGGCCTATGTGGTGTCACAGATTCTGGAGGCGATCTATGAATCGTCCCGCACGGGCAAGGCGGTCTACTTGAACGAATAG
- a CDS encoding GNAT family N-acetyltransferase, whose translation MIKRVENELELAMFNGVWTTVWMEKGFELDVSKEVLDRFVIVTEEGHYVGAAEIKPYSMQGRINEVAPFQEHPAIRQNPKRVAEIDKIAVLKPYRGRYIRELLSSTIACAEKREIRYYVALMEPVFLRALRITYGVPYEKLGSKRFYKGDDVIPVLLMVEEIYKNKQHYPWLIDPRSAS comes from the coding sequence ATGATCAAACGAGTCGAAAATGAGTTGGAACTGGCCATGTTTAATGGCGTTTGGACAACCGTATGGATGGAGAAGGGCTTTGAACTGGATGTATCAAAGGAAGTGCTTGACAGGTTCGTAATTGTGACAGAGGAGGGGCATTATGTCGGAGCTGCAGAGATCAAGCCATACAGCATGCAGGGGAGGATTAATGAAGTGGCGCCGTTTCAAGAGCATCCTGCAATCAGACAAAACCCCAAGCGAGTTGCGGAGATTGATAAAATTGCTGTCTTGAAGCCATATCGCGGCCGATATATTCGTGAGTTGCTCTCCTCAACGATTGCCTGTGCGGAGAAGCGGGAGATTCGCTATTATGTCGCGCTGATGGAGCCTGTTTTCTTGAGAGCTCTGCGCATTACATACGGTGTTCCTTATGAGAAGCTTGGATCGAAGCGGTTCTATAAGGGAGATGATGTCATCCCGGTCTTGCTGATGGTGGAGGAAATCTATAAGAACAAACAGCATTATCCATGGCTGATTGATCCCCGGTCGGCCTCCTGA